A region from the Paraburkholderia youngii genome encodes:
- the pgeF gene encoding peptidoglycan editing factor PgeF has protein sequence MSANLPELGFANVVQPAWNVSPRVRALVTTRDGGVSDAPFGRWRDGADQPGGLNLGMKTGDDPAAVASNRARLVALTGVRETAWLEQIHGAGIVRAEDAVAHAREHGAPARADASVTDRAGIACVVMVADCMPVLLCDEAGRAVGAAHAGWRGLAAGIVEQTAARVAALAGVPAAELHAYLGPSIGPNAFEVGADVRDAFMTGVDDAQRDATAKAFVAHLANAGKYLANLPALARLRLQRLGVTRISGGDLCTVTLRERFYSYRRDRETGRMAALIWIDEHAQSIAD, from the coding sequence ATGAGCGCCAATCTGCCGGAGCTGGGTTTTGCCAATGTCGTGCAGCCCGCATGGAACGTCTCGCCGCGCGTGCGCGCGCTCGTGACCACGCGCGACGGCGGCGTCAGCGACGCGCCGTTCGGCCGCTGGCGCGACGGCGCCGACCAGCCCGGCGGGCTGAACCTGGGCATGAAGACCGGCGACGATCCGGCCGCGGTCGCGAGCAATCGCGCACGGCTCGTCGCGCTGACCGGTGTTCGCGAAACCGCGTGGCTCGAACAGATTCACGGCGCCGGCATCGTGCGCGCCGAGGATGCAGTCGCGCACGCGCGCGAGCATGGCGCGCCGGCGCGCGCCGACGCGAGCGTCACCGATCGCGCGGGCATCGCGTGCGTCGTGATGGTGGCCGATTGCATGCCGGTGCTGTTGTGCGACGAAGCGGGGCGCGCGGTCGGCGCCGCGCATGCGGGCTGGCGCGGACTCGCGGCGGGCATCGTCGAGCAGACCGCCGCGCGGGTCGCGGCGCTGGCGGGCGTGCCGGCCGCCGAGTTGCATGCGTACCTCGGACCGTCGATCGGGCCCAACGCGTTCGAAGTCGGTGCAGACGTCCGTGACGCCTTCATGACTGGTGTCGACGACGCACAACGCGATGCGACCGCGAAGGCGTTCGTCGCACATCTCGCGAATGCCGGCAAATATCTCGCCAATCTGCCAGCGCTGGCGCGCTTGCGCCTGCAGCGGCTCGGCGTTACGCGTATCAGCGGCGGCGACCTGTGCACGGTCACGCTGCGCGAGCGTTTTTATTCGTATCGCCGTGACCGCGAAACCGGCCGTATGGCCGCGTTGATCTGGATCGACGAACACGCGCAATCAATTGCCGATTGA
- a CDS encoding RluA family pseudouridine synthase codes for MTRSNTPGTAGAGNSNKDYSVSADPADALGVDSLDDDFAGDALAESGPQGSAATAAPVPARAADEAPRSVVVPDELAGERLDKVLAKVFPEFSRSRLQSWIEAQRVRVDGKPAKIRQPVPLGATIELVPDLLPEQLAFTPEPVPLEIVYEDDTLVVINKPAGMVVHPAAGNWSGTVLNGLLYRYGEAAAGLPRAGIVHRLDKETSGLMVVARTLEAQTDLVRQLQARTVKRRYLALVWGNMPDGGTIDAPIGRDPRERTRMAVVTGAAGKPARTHFRRVAAAIWQRQPVTAIHCDLETGRTHQIRVHCAHIGHPLLGDPVYGRARGKRSVTPLPDGFARQALHAWRLGLIHPKTGRSMQWRADVPADIEALSAALGLGRDDAGEFDDAYDEDEDYDASFDDGAYDEDSDHDEDDHA; via the coding sequence ATGACCCGCTCAAATACTCCAGGCACCGCAGGCGCCGGGAATAGCAACAAAGATTATAGCGTAAGCGCCGACCCGGCCGACGCGTTGGGCGTCGATTCCCTCGATGACGATTTCGCCGGCGACGCGCTCGCCGAAAGCGGTCCGCAAGGCTCCGCGGCCACGGCGGCGCCCGTACCCGCGCGCGCGGCCGACGAAGCGCCGCGTAGCGTCGTGGTGCCCGACGAACTGGCCGGCGAGCGCCTCGACAAGGTGCTCGCCAAAGTATTCCCGGAATTCTCGCGCAGCCGTCTGCAAAGCTGGATCGAGGCGCAGCGGGTGCGTGTCGACGGCAAGCCTGCGAAGATTCGCCAGCCGGTGCCGCTCGGTGCCACGATCGAGCTCGTGCCCGATCTGCTGCCCGAGCAGCTTGCCTTCACGCCCGAGCCGGTGCCGCTCGAGATCGTCTACGAGGACGACACGCTGGTCGTCATCAACAAGCCGGCCGGCATGGTCGTGCATCCGGCGGCCGGCAATTGGAGCGGCACCGTGCTGAACGGACTGCTCTACCGCTATGGCGAGGCCGCGGCGGGTCTGCCGCGCGCGGGCATCGTGCATCGGCTCGACAAGGAGACTTCGGGACTGATGGTGGTCGCGCGCACGCTCGAGGCGCAGACCGACCTCGTGCGTCAGTTGCAGGCGCGCACGGTCAAGCGCCGCTACCTCGCGCTCGTGTGGGGCAACATGCCCGATGGAGGCACGATCGACGCGCCGATCGGCCGCGACCCGCGCGAGCGCACGCGCATGGCCGTGGTGACGGGCGCGGCCGGCAAGCCGGCGCGCACGCATTTTCGACGCGTGGCCGCGGCGATCTGGCAGCGTCAGCCGGTCACGGCGATCCACTGCGACCTGGAGACCGGGCGCACGCATCAGATTCGCGTGCATTGCGCGCATATCGGTCATCCGCTGCTCGGAGACCCCGTCTACGGACGCGCGCGCGGCAAGCGCTCGGTCACGCCGCTGCCGGACGGCTTCGCGCGCCAGGCGCTGCACGCATGGCGGCTCGGCCTGATCCATCCGAAGACCGGCCGCTCGATGCAATGGCGCGCCGACGTGCCGGCCGACATCGAGGCATTGTCGGCCGCGCTCGGCCTCGGTCGCGACGACGCCGGGGAGTTCGACGACGCGTATGACGAGGACGAGGACTACGATGCATCGTTCGACGATGGCGCGTACGATGAAGACAGCGACCACGACGAGGACGATCACGCATGA
- a CDS encoding outer membrane protein assembly factor BamD — translation MRALNTITEAAINLAAIKKAARKVAGYIACAAAVVAVAACHGLPEKTDETATWNNNKLYTEANDALTGGDWGKCAKYFELLEGRDPFGHFAQQAQINVAYCNWKDNENAAADQAIDRFIQLHPDHPDIAYAYYLKGMIHFNDDLGLFGRFSGQDMSERDPKSLRESYDAFKVVVDRFPNSKYAPDAAQRMRYIVNALASHEVHAADYYYRRGAYVAAINRAQLALREYKNAPAIEDALHIMILSYQKLNNQQLADDTRRVLAGTFPDSPYVTGHARPGTAKSWWQF, via the coding sequence ATGCGAGCCTTGAACACCATCACTGAAGCGGCGATCAATTTGGCGGCCATCAAGAAGGCGGCCCGGAAAGTGGCCGGATACATTGCGTGCGCCGCGGCCGTCGTCGCTGTTGCGGCTTGCCACGGCCTGCCGGAGAAGACCGACGAAACGGCAACGTGGAACAACAACAAATTATATACGGAGGCGAACGACGCCCTGACCGGTGGTGACTGGGGCAAGTGCGCGAAGTATTTCGAGCTTCTCGAGGGCCGCGACCCGTTCGGCCACTTCGCCCAGCAGGCGCAGATCAACGTCGCGTACTGCAACTGGAAAGACAACGAAAACGCCGCCGCCGACCAGGCCATCGACCGCTTCATCCAGTTGCACCCGGATCACCCGGACATCGCCTACGCGTATTACCTGAAGGGCATGATCCACTTCAATGACGACCTCGGTCTGTTCGGCCGCTTCTCGGGCCAGGACATGAGCGAGCGCGATCCGAAGTCGCTGCGCGAGTCGTATGACGCGTTCAAGGTCGTGGTGGACCGCTTCCCGAACAGCAAGTACGCGCCGGACGCTGCGCAGCGCATGCGCTACATCGTGAACGCGCTGGCATCGCACGAAGTCCACGCGGCGGACTACTACTACCGCCGCGGCGCCTATGTCGCCGCGATCAACCGCGCGCAGCTCGCCTTGCGCGAGTACAAGAACGCGCCGGCCATCGAAGACGCGCTGCACATCATGATTCTGTCGTACCAGAAGCTGAACAACCAGCAACTCGCTGACGACACGCGCCGCGTGCTGGCCGGCACTTTCCCCGACAGCCCGTACGTGACCGGCCACGCACGGCCCGGCACGGCGAAGTCGTGGTGGCAGTTCTGA
- the rlmD gene encoding 23S rRNA (uracil(1939)-C(5))-methyltransferase RlmD, translated as MSRTAPQRRSPRRSSKHAKAHAPAPAPVITGNEPVIEIVSLDMEARGVGRTASEDGTPGKVVFVEGALPGELVSYSTHRSKPKFEQAEVVQVFRESVIRTTPKCTYFNICGGCSMQHLDMRAQVAVKQRVLEDNLQHLAKLRPETVFRPIHGPSWGYRYRARLAVRYLPERGGMRIGFHEKKSSYIADMKTCEVLPPHVSAMLMPLRFMVRKLSIYDRMPQLELAVGSSVTALVVRNLEPLTAADEQVLREFADEHKVQFWVQPGGPDTVTPLYPLDVQLDYTLPEYGICMPFKPTDFTQVNHAINRVLVSRALRLLAPARTDRVLDLFCGIGNFTLPLARISREVVGIEGSEVLTQRALANAELNGVAGHTSFACRNLFEVTADDLRALGHFDKFLVDPPREGALAIAKALAEIAQSGNGPLPKRIVYVSCAPATLARDAGLLVHEAGYRLVGAGVVNMFPHTSHVESIALFERD; from the coding sequence GTGTCCCGAACTGCCCCCCAACGTCGCTCGCCGCGGCGCTCATCGAAGCATGCGAAGGCGCACGCCCCGGCGCCGGCGCCCGTCATTACCGGCAACGAACCGGTCATCGAAATCGTTTCGCTCGATATGGAAGCGCGCGGCGTGGGCCGCACCGCGAGTGAAGACGGCACGCCAGGCAAGGTTGTGTTCGTCGAAGGCGCACTGCCGGGTGAACTCGTCAGTTATTCGACGCATCGCAGCAAGCCGAAATTCGAACAGGCCGAAGTCGTCCAGGTGTTCCGCGAAAGCGTGATCCGCACGACGCCGAAATGCACGTACTTCAACATCTGCGGCGGCTGCTCGATGCAGCATCTGGACATGCGCGCGCAAGTGGCGGTCAAGCAGCGCGTGCTCGAGGACAACCTGCAGCATCTGGCGAAGCTGCGCCCCGAAACGGTGTTCCGGCCGATTCACGGGCCGTCCTGGGGTTATCGCTATCGCGCGCGGCTCGCGGTGCGCTATCTGCCGGAGCGCGGCGGCATGCGCATCGGCTTTCACGAGAAGAAGAGCAGCTATATCGCCGATATGAAGACCTGCGAGGTGCTGCCGCCGCATGTGTCGGCGATGCTGATGCCGCTGCGCTTCATGGTCCGCAAGCTGTCGATCTACGACCGTATGCCGCAGCTCGAGCTCGCAGTCGGCTCCTCGGTCACGGCGCTCGTCGTGCGCAACCTCGAACCGCTGACAGCCGCGGACGAGCAGGTGCTGCGCGAGTTCGCGGACGAGCACAAGGTGCAGTTCTGGGTCCAGCCGGGTGGTCCCGACACAGTCACGCCGCTTTATCCGCTCGACGTGCAGCTCGACTACACGCTGCCGGAATACGGCATCTGCATGCCGTTCAAGCCGACTGATTTCACCCAGGTCAATCACGCGATCAACCGTGTGCTGGTGAGCCGCGCGTTGCGCCTGCTGGCGCCGGCGCGCACGGACCGCGTGCTCGACCTGTTCTGCGGTATCGGCAATTTCACGCTGCCGCTCGCGCGAATTTCGCGGGAAGTGGTCGGTATCGAGGGCAGCGAAGTGCTGACCCAGCGCGCGCTCGCGAACGCGGAGCTCAATGGCGTCGCCGGGCATACGTCGTTCGCGTGCCGCAATCTGTTCGAAGTCACCGCCGACGACCTGCGCGCGCTCGGCCACTTCGACAAGTTCCTGGTCGATCCCCCGCGCGAAGGCGCGCTCGCGATCGCGAAGGCGCTCGCGGAGATCGCGCAGAGCGGCAACGGGCCGCTGCCGAAGCGCATCGTCTACGTGTCGTGCGCGCCGGCCACGCTCGCGCGGGATGCCGGGCTGCTCGTGCATGAGGCCGGCTATCGGCTGGTGGGCGCGGGCGTCGTCAATATGTTCCCGCATACGTCGCACGTGGAATCGATTGCGCTGTTCGAGCGCGATTGA
- a CDS encoding 3'-5' exonuclease, with amino-acid sequence MTPILVFDIETIPDVAGIRRLEDLPASMSDADVAEHAFAARREKTGSDFLPHHLQRVAAISCVFRDNNGFRVRSLGTPEDGEATLVQSFYRVIEKYTPQLVSWNGGGFDLPVLNYRALVNGIPAYRFWDLGEDDRDFKWNNYISRYHARHTDLMDVLAMYQARANAPLDALAKMCGFPGKMGMDGSQVWQAFQQGRIEEIRNYCETDVVNTYLLYCRFQLMRGGFSPSEYADEINLVKNALALETAPQWAEYLAAFEP; translated from the coding sequence ATGACACCGATTCTTGTTTTCGACATCGAGACGATTCCCGATGTCGCCGGCATCCGCCGTCTTGAAGATTTGCCCGCGTCGATGAGCGACGCCGATGTCGCCGAGCATGCGTTCGCCGCGCGCCGCGAAAAAACCGGCAGCGATTTTCTGCCGCATCACCTGCAACGGGTCGCGGCGATTTCCTGCGTGTTCCGCGACAACAACGGTTTTCGCGTGCGCTCGCTCGGCACGCCCGAGGACGGCGAGGCGACGCTCGTGCAGTCGTTCTATCGTGTGATCGAAAAGTACACGCCGCAGCTCGTGTCGTGGAACGGCGGCGGATTCGATCTGCCGGTGCTCAACTATCGCGCGCTCGTCAACGGCATCCCGGCCTACCGGTTCTGGGATCTCGGCGAGGACGACCGCGACTTCAAGTGGAACAACTACATCAGCCGCTACCACGCGCGCCACACCGACCTGATGGACGTGCTGGCAATGTACCAGGCGCGCGCTAACGCGCCGCTCGACGCGCTCGCGAAGATGTGCGGCTTTCCGGGCAAGATGGGCATGGACGGCAGTCAGGTGTGGCAGGCGTTCCAGCAAGGGCGCATCGAGGAAATCCGCAATTACTGCGAGACCGACGTCGTCAATACGTATCTGCTGTATTGCCGCTTCCAGTTGATGCGCGGCGGCTTTTCGCCGTCGGAGTATGCTGATGAGATCAACCTCGTGAAGAATGCGCTGGCGCTGGAAACCGCGCCACAGTGGGCCGAGTATCTGGCGGCGTTCGAGCCGTAA
- the rpoS gene encoding RNA polymerase sigma factor RpoS: MPKSKRRPPQAESETISEVTSAAVDESGASEVEEEIVEERDLDERQSGLDDSEGSDARESTGDAVPDADDFRALLQAELTADTIQHYLNRISVKPLLTVEEEQKYSRLAKAGEFEARQVMIERNLRLVVSIAKGYLNRGVPLLDLIEEGNLGLMHAIEKFDPTRGFRFSTYATWWIRQSIERAIMNQARTVRLPVHVIRELNQVLRAKRHLEKNSMNSGEAAERRDASIDDIAYLTGKTTDEVTDILALNEHTASLDAPLDLDPASSLLDLLSDDQSQSPDAEVQHRELETLTRAWLARLSDKHRHVIERRFGLNHIEPATLEELADEMGLTRERVRQIQQEALVRLKRFFASNGVRKDAVL, encoded by the coding sequence ATGCCGAAATCGAAGCGCCGCCCGCCGCAAGCCGAGTCTGAGACGATCAGCGAAGTCACGTCCGCCGCAGTGGACGAAAGCGGCGCTTCGGAAGTGGAAGAGGAGATCGTCGAGGAGCGCGATCTCGACGAACGCCAGAGCGGCCTCGACGACAGCGAGGGCTCCGACGCGCGCGAAAGCACCGGCGACGCCGTGCCCGACGCCGACGATTTCCGCGCACTGCTGCAGGCCGAACTCACGGCCGACACGATCCAGCATTATCTAAACCGCATCAGCGTGAAGCCGCTGCTCACCGTCGAGGAAGAGCAGAAATATTCGCGCCTTGCCAAGGCCGGCGAGTTCGAAGCGCGGCAGGTGATGATCGAGCGCAATCTGCGGCTGGTCGTCAGCATTGCCAAGGGTTATCTGAATCGCGGCGTGCCGCTGCTCGATCTGATCGAGGAGGGCAATCTCGGCCTGATGCACGCAATCGAAAAATTCGATCCGACTCGCGGCTTCCGTTTTTCGACTTACGCGACATGGTGGATTCGCCAGAGCATCGAGCGCGCGATCATGAACCAGGCGCGCACCGTGCGCTTACCGGTGCATGTGATTCGTGAGCTCAACCAGGTGTTGCGTGCGAAGCGCCATCTGGAAAAGAACTCGATGAATTCGGGCGAAGCCGCCGAGCGCCGCGACGCGAGCATCGATGACATCGCCTATCTGACCGGCAAGACCACCGACGAAGTCACCGACATCCTTGCGCTGAACGAGCACACCGCGTCGCTAGACGCGCCGCTCGACCTCGATCCGGCGAGCAGCCTGCTCGATTTGCTGTCGGACGACCAGAGCCAGTCGCCAGACGCCGAGGTGCAGCATCGCGAGCTCGAAACTCTGACACGCGCATGGCTCGCGCGTTTGTCGGACAAGCACCGCCATGTGATCGAGCGGCGCTTCGGTCTGAATCATATCGAGCCCGCCACGCTCGAGGAGCTGGCCGACGAAATGGGCCTTACGCGCGAGCGTGTGCGCCAGATCCAACAGGAAGCACTGGTGCGGCTCAAGCGCTTCTTCGCCTCAAACGGTGTCCGCAAAGACGCCGTTCTCTGA
- a CDS encoding peptidoglycan DD-metalloendopeptidase family protein, with amino-acid sequence MSMLRAMQRTTPNSPLTVTQRSVCVLALSLLMTACASRLDQAPVVDRSGGGVLSTAQGAAQPAVPLGPPPPGYYRVKPGDTLYRIALENGQNYRDISTWNNLTNPNQIEVDQLLRVVPPGANTAAMTPGVSTAPIGSTGAVQSAPLNSNAPAAVGAAMPPLYGGATNGTPANGAVAAPPANSSAANAELGSAAAGNVAFAWPVRGPLLNTFNDSTNKGVNIGGSAGEPVKASADGRVVYAGNGLRGYGNLIIIKHDATYLTAYAHNRALMVKEGDAVTKGQKIAEMGNSDSDRVMLHFEVRRQGKPVDPLKYLPPQ; translated from the coding sequence ATGAGTATGTTGCGCGCGATGCAGAGAACCACCCCGAATTCCCCCCTGACCGTAACCCAGCGCAGCGTGTGCGTGCTCGCCTTGTCCCTGTTGATGACGGCCTGTGCATCCCGGCTCGACCAGGCGCCCGTCGTCGACCGCTCCGGTGGCGGCGTGCTTTCCACCGCGCAGGGCGCGGCGCAACCGGCGGTGCCCCTCGGTCCGCCGCCGCCCGGTTACTATCGCGTGAAGCCGGGCGATACGCTGTACCGCATTGCGCTCGAAAACGGCCAGAATTACCGCGACATCTCGACGTGGAACAACCTGACCAATCCGAATCAGATCGAAGTCGACCAGCTGCTGCGCGTCGTGCCGCCGGGTGCGAATACCGCGGCCATGACGCCGGGCGTGTCGACCGCGCCGATCGGCAGCACGGGCGCGGTGCAAAGCGCGCCGCTGAACAGCAACGCGCCGGCCGCGGTCGGCGCCGCGATGCCGCCGCTCTACGGCGGCGCGACGAACGGTACGCCCGCGAACGGCGCGGTAGCTGCGCCTCCGGCCAATTCCTCTGCGGCGAACGCCGAGCTCGGCAGCGCGGCGGCGGGCAACGTAGCATTTGCATGGCCGGTGCGCGGTCCGCTGCTCAACACGTTCAACGACTCGACCAACAAAGGCGTCAATATCGGCGGCTCCGCGGGCGAGCCGGTTAAAGCGTCGGCCGATGGTCGCGTCGTCTATGCGGGAAATGGGCTGCGTGGTTACGGCAATCTCATTATCATCAAGCATGATGCAACTTATCTCACCGCGTATGCACACAACCGCGCTTTGATGGTAAAAGAGGGGGACGCGGTAACGAAAGGGCAGAAGATCGCTGAGATGGGCAATAGCGATTCCGACCGCGTGATGTTGCATTTCGAAGTTCGCCGACAGGGTAAACCAGTCGACCCACTGAAGTATTTGCCGCCGCAATAA
- a CDS encoding protein-L-isoaspartate(D-aspartate) O-methyltransferase has product MTGERAKRFPLGLEDLVREPRRPEGRPGEMRAAALAASAALNARQQSAKPTQGGAAARAQARTSAAAQTTSTPATRPQVIPQAKTQSATLGSPTGSTGGMPPKPQAAPVAKTTANSLSSALVGQPVKQAPKSSVKPGKTSTRASAHSARPTPPLQPQPQQSAKPASNAALAGAMSGAFGGASSSAMNNALALTSERVRERMVERLRANGVSDQRVLNAMAAVPRHMFVDPGLAAQAYEDAALPIGHHQTISKPSVVARMIELAAAGRAPNTVLEIGTGCGYQAAVLSQVAREVYSIERIKPLSERAKTNLRPLRIPNIRLHYGDGRLGLPSAAPFDAIVIAAAGLDVPQALLEQLAIGGRLVAPVGSQEGQSQVLTLVERLGPAQWRESRLDRVFFVPLKSGVI; this is encoded by the coding sequence ATGACCGGCGAGCGCGCGAAGCGCTTTCCGCTAGGTCTCGAGGACCTGGTGCGCGAACCGCGCCGGCCCGAGGGACGTCCGGGGGAGATGCGCGCGGCGGCGCTCGCGGCGAGCGCGGCGTTGAATGCGCGGCAGCAGTCGGCGAAACCGACGCAGGGCGGCGCGGCCGCGCGAGCGCAAGCGAGGACCTCCGCTGCGGCGCAAACAACGTCAACGCCGGCGACGCGACCCCAGGTGATTCCCCAGGCGAAGACGCAGAGCGCTACGTTGGGCTCGCCAACGGGAAGCACCGGAGGGATGCCGCCGAAGCCGCAGGCCGCGCCAGTCGCAAAGACAACGGCGAACTCGTTGTCCAGCGCATTGGTAGGGCAGCCTGTCAAGCAAGCACCGAAGTCGTCGGTCAAGCCAGGCAAAACCTCGACGCGTGCGTCTGCACACAGCGCACGTCCGACACCACCACTTCAGCCGCAACCGCAGCAAAGCGCGAAACCCGCGTCGAACGCCGCGCTAGCCGGTGCGATGAGCGGCGCATTCGGCGGCGCAAGCAGCAGCGCGATGAACAACGCCCTCGCGCTGACCTCGGAACGGGTTCGCGAACGGATGGTCGAACGCCTGCGAGCCAATGGCGTCAGCGACCAGCGTGTGCTGAACGCGATGGCGGCGGTGCCGCGCCACATGTTCGTCGATCCGGGTCTTGCGGCTCAGGCGTACGAAGATGCCGCGCTGCCGATCGGTCATCACCAGACCATCTCGAAGCCGTCCGTGGTCGCGCGGATGATCGAACTCGCGGCGGCCGGGCGCGCGCCGAACACGGTGCTCGAAATCGGCACCGGTTGCGGCTATCAGGCAGCGGTGCTGAGCCAGGTCGCGCGCGAGGTTTATTCGATTGAACGCATCAAGCCGCTGTCCGAGCGCGCGAAGACGAATCTGCGTCCGCTGCGCATTCCGAATATCCGGCTGCATTACGGCGACGGGCGGCTCGGTTTGCCGTCGGCGGCGCCGTTCGACGCGATCGTGATCGCGGCTGCCGGGCTCGACGTTCCGCAGGCGCTGCTCGAGCAGCTTGCGATCGGCGGACGTCTGGTTGCGCCGGTCGGCTCGCAGGAAGGACAGAGCCAGGTGCTGACGCTGGTCGAGCGCCTCGGGCCCGCGCAATGGCGCGAGTCGCGGCTTGATCGCGTTTTCTTTGTACCCTTAAAATCCGGAGTGATTTGA
- the surE gene encoding 5'/3'-nucleotidase SurE → MRILLSNDDGYLAPGLAALYEALKPIADVTVMAPEQNCSAASNSLTLWRPLSVLRSANGFYYVNGTPTDSVHIALTGMLDHTPDLVVSGINNGQNMGDDTLYSGTVAAATEGIMFGVPAIAFSLVDKDWVHLEDAARVAAEIVAHYLERPLPGHPLLNVNIPNLPYDQLRGWEITRLGKRHPSQPVIRQTNPRGEPIYWIGASGQARDASEGTDFHAVANGAVSITPLQLDLTYTQMLPAARDWLRAGSGSS, encoded by the coding sequence ATGCGAATCCTACTCAGCAACGACGACGGTTATCTGGCGCCGGGCCTCGCCGCGCTTTACGAAGCGCTGAAGCCGATCGCCGACGTCACCGTGATGGCTCCCGAACAGAACTGCAGCGCCGCGTCGAATTCCCTGACGCTGTGGCGGCCGCTCTCGGTCCTGCGTTCGGCGAATGGCTTCTACTACGTGAACGGCACACCGACCGACTCGGTGCACATCGCACTGACCGGCATGCTCGACCACACACCGGACCTCGTCGTGTCGGGTATCAACAACGGCCAGAACATGGGCGACGACACGCTGTATTCCGGCACCGTCGCGGCCGCCACCGAAGGCATCATGTTCGGCGTGCCGGCCATCGCGTTTTCGCTGGTCGACAAAGACTGGGTGCATCTCGAAGACGCGGCGCGCGTTGCCGCCGAAATCGTCGCGCATTATCTCGAGCGGCCGTTGCCGGGACATCCGCTGCTGAACGTCAATATTCCTAACCTGCCGTATGACCAACTGCGCGGCTGGGAGATCACCCGACTCGGCAAACGTCATCCGTCGCAGCCGGTGATCCGCCAAACCAATCCGCGCGGCGAACCGATCTACTGGATCGGCGCCTCGGGCCAGGCGCGCGACGCGAGCGAAGGCACGGACTTCCACGCGGTCGCGAACGGCGCCGTGTCGATCACGCCGCTGCAGCTCGATCTGACCTACACGCAAATGCTGCCCGCGGCGCGCGACTGGCTACGCGCCGGGAGCGGCAGTTCATGA
- a CDS encoding NADPH:quinone oxidoreductase family protein: MRAIRCKQYGPPESLVVDNLPDLEPPPGHVVIDVKSAAVNFPDVLIIENKYQFKPPLPFTPGSEAAGIVRAVGEGVTQFRPGSRVAAFTGSGGFAEQALAPAAACVPLDDDVSFELAAAFTLAYGTSHHAVVDRGALQPGETMLVLGAAGGVGLAAVEIGKALGARVIAAASSDEKLATCVEHGADATINYSSEDLRERIKALTDGKGPDVIYDPVGGVYAEPAFRSIGWRGRYLVVGFANGEIPKLPLNLMLLKGASVVGVFWGDFARREPQRNRAAFEQMTGWIREGKLKPYVSACYSLDDTGRALRDMAERRVIGKVVITP, translated from the coding sequence ATGCGCGCGATTCGCTGCAAACAGTACGGGCCACCCGAGAGCCTGGTCGTCGATAACCTGCCGGATCTCGAACCGCCGCCAGGCCATGTCGTGATCGACGTGAAGTCCGCAGCCGTCAATTTTCCCGACGTGCTGATCATCGAGAACAAATACCAGTTCAAACCGCCGCTGCCGTTCACGCCGGGTTCGGAAGCCGCGGGCATCGTGCGCGCGGTGGGCGAAGGCGTCACGCAGTTCAGGCCCGGTTCGCGCGTGGCCGCGTTCACCGGCTCCGGCGGTTTCGCCGAACAGGCGCTCGCACCCGCCGCAGCCTGCGTGCCGCTCGACGACGATGTGTCGTTCGAACTCGCGGCCGCGTTCACGCTCGCGTATGGCACCTCGCATCACGCGGTGGTCGATCGCGGCGCGCTGCAGCCTGGCGAGACGATGCTCGTGCTAGGCGCGGCCGGCGGCGTCGGGCTGGCTGCGGTCGAAATCGGCAAGGCGCTCGGCGCGCGCGTGATCGCGGCGGCATCGAGCGACGAAAAGCTCGCGACCTGCGTCGAGCACGGCGCGGACGCGACGATCAACTACAGCAGCGAGGATCTGCGCGAGCGCATCAAGGCACTCACCGACGGCAAAGGCCCGGACGTGATCTACGACCCGGTCGGCGGCGTGTATGCGGAGCCGGCGTTTCGCAGCATCGGGTGGAGGGGGCGTTATCTGGTGGTCGGCTTTGCCAACGGCGAGATCCCGAAGCTGCCGCTGAACCTGATGTTGCTCAAGGGCGCGAGCGTAGTCGGCGTATTCTGGGGCGATTTCGCGAGGCGTGAGCCGCAGCGCAACCGCGCGGCATTCGAGCAGATGACCGGCTGGATTCGCGAAGGCAAGCTCAAGCCCTATGTGTCCGCCTGCTATTCGCTCGACGACACCGGCCGCGCGTTGCGCGACATGGCCGAGCGTCGCGTGATCGGCAAGGTGGTCATCACGCCGTAG